Proteins from a genomic interval of Halomonas alkaliantarctica:
- a CDS encoding methionine ABC transporter permease encodes MSSAMIDLILQATLDTLYMVAVSGLISTLIGLPLGVMLYVTRPRQILAKPVLNQVLSIITNVGRSIPFIILMVAIIPFTRMLVGTSIGINAASVPLTIAAIPFVARLVEAALNEISPGLIEAAQAMGATPWQIIGKVLIPEARGGIMTGLTITVVTLVSYSAMAGAVGGGGLGDLGIRYGYNRFNPTIMLITVVILVVMVQGFQSLGDYLVRKSDRK; translated from the coding sequence ATGTCCAGCGCAATGATTGATCTAATTTTACAAGCCACGCTGGATACTCTTTATATGGTGGCCGTTTCAGGACTTATTTCTACCCTCATCGGCCTGCCTCTTGGGGTAATGCTGTACGTTACGCGCCCACGGCAGATATTGGCGAAGCCCGTGCTTAATCAAGTCTTGAGCATTATTACCAACGTAGGTCGCTCCATCCCGTTTATTATTTTGATGGTCGCGATTATCCCTTTTACGCGCATGCTGGTAGGCACATCAATTGGCATCAATGCTGCGTCGGTACCTCTCACGATTGCCGCTATTCCGTTTGTCGCTCGGCTGGTCGAGGCGGCGCTTAATGAAATCTCGCCGGGCTTAATTGAAGCCGCCCAAGCCATGGGCGCAACGCCTTGGCAAATTATTGGCAAAGTGCTGATTCCGGAAGCTCGCGGGGGGATTATGACCGGCTTAACCATTACCGTGGTCACCCTGGTCAGCTACTCAGCCATGGCCGGCGCAGTAGGCGGCGGTGGCCTAGGCGACTTAGGCATTCGTTATGGCTACAACCGCTTCAATCCCACCATCATGCTGATTACCGTGGTTATCTTGGTTGTCATGGTGCAGGGCTTTCAGAGCTTGGGTGACTACTTGGTACGCAAAAGTGACCGCAAGTAG